Proteins encoded in a region of the Azospirillum sp. TSH58 genome:
- the guaB gene encoding IMP dehydrogenase — protein sequence MARSSTIREALTFDDVLLVPAESSVLPNEVDTRTRLTKTIELGIPLMSSAMDTVTESSLAIAMAQAGGIGVVHRNLTIEQQAEEVRKVKRYESGMVVNPITITPGQTLADALQLMADYRISGIPVVESRDSRGSGKLVGILTNRDVRFATNPNQPVSELMTKDVVSVREGVSQDEAKRLLHQHRIEKLLVVDEAHRCIGLVTVKDMEKAQAYPNACKDAQGRLRVAAATGTGSDGLRRAEALFDAGVDVLVVDTAHGHSLKVLDQVRAARNMSNYTQVIAGNVATAEAAKALVDAGADAVKVGIGPGSICTTRIVAGVGVPQLTAIMDVVEACEKLGIPVIADGGIKFSGDLAKAIAAGASVAMLGSLFAGTDESPGEVILYQGRSYKSYRGMGSVGAMARGSADRYFQQEVSTMKLVPEGVEGRVPYKGPVSAVIHQLVGGLRAAMGYTGSQSIAEMQAKCEFVRITNAGLRESHVHDITITNESPNYRQG from the coding sequence ATGGCCCGCTCGTCCACGATCCGCGAAGCTCTGACCTTCGACGACGTCCTCTTGGTTCCGGCCGAAAGTTCGGTCCTGCCGAACGAGGTGGACACCCGGACGCGCCTGACCAAGACCATCGAACTGGGCATCCCGCTGATGTCCTCCGCGATGGACACCGTGACCGAAAGCAGCCTCGCCATCGCCATGGCCCAGGCCGGCGGCATCGGCGTGGTCCACCGCAACCTGACCATCGAGCAGCAGGCCGAGGAGGTCCGCAAGGTCAAGCGGTACGAGTCCGGCATGGTGGTCAACCCGATCACCATCACGCCGGGCCAGACGCTGGCCGACGCGCTCCAGCTGATGGCCGACTACCGCATCTCCGGCATTCCGGTGGTGGAAAGCCGCGACTCCCGCGGCAGCGGCAAGCTGGTCGGCATCCTGACCAACCGCGACGTCCGCTTCGCCACAAACCCGAACCAGCCGGTCAGCGAGCTGATGACCAAGGACGTGGTGTCGGTGCGCGAGGGCGTCAGCCAGGACGAGGCCAAGCGCCTGCTGCACCAGCACCGCATCGAGAAGCTGCTGGTGGTGGACGAAGCCCATCGCTGCATCGGCCTCGTCACGGTGAAGGACATGGAGAAGGCGCAGGCCTATCCCAACGCCTGCAAGGACGCCCAGGGCCGCCTGCGCGTCGCCGCCGCCACCGGCACCGGATCGGACGGGCTGCGCCGCGCCGAGGCGCTGTTCGACGCCGGCGTGGACGTGCTGGTGGTCGACACCGCGCACGGCCACTCGCTGAAGGTGCTGGATCAGGTGCGCGCCGCGCGCAACATGTCCAACTACACCCAGGTGATCGCCGGCAACGTGGCGACCGCCGAGGCGGCGAAGGCGCTGGTCGATGCCGGCGCGGACGCCGTCAAGGTCGGTATCGGCCCCGGCTCCATCTGCACCACCCGCATCGTCGCCGGTGTCGGCGTTCCGCAGCTCACCGCCATCATGGACGTGGTCGAGGCCTGCGAGAAGCTGGGCATCCCGGTGATCGCCGACGGCGGCATCAAGTTCTCGGGCGACCTCGCCAAGGCCATCGCGGCGGGCGCCAGCGTGGCGATGCTGGGCAGCCTGTTCGCCGGCACCGACGAGAGCCCCGGCGAGGTCATCCTCTACCAGGGCCGCTCCTACAAGAGCTACCGCGGCATGGGCTCGGTGGGCGCCATGGCCCGCGGCTCGGCCGACCGCTACTTCCAGCAGGAAGTCTCGACCATGAAGCTGGTGCCGGAAGGCGTCGAAGGCCGCGTGCCCTACAAAGGCCCGGTGTCGGCGGTGATCCACCAGCTCGTCGGCGGCCTGCGCGCGGCCATGGGCTACACCGGCAGCCAGTCCATCGCCGAAATGCAGGCGAAGTGCGAGTTCGTCCGCATCACCAACGCGGGCCTGCGCGAAAGCCATGTCCACGACATCACCATCACCAACGAGTCCCCGAACTACCGCCAGGGCTGA
- a CDS encoding RlmE family RNA methyltransferase, producing MVGKPPSSSTPGGRRATVRVKSAAKRTTSSARWLERHLNDPYVHEATKRGFRSRAAFKLLQLDEKFHLLGPGKRVVDLGAAPGGWTQVAVDKVQTGREGWKVVGLDILPMDPVPGATTMQADFLEEGAAERLKEALGGPADLVLSDMAAPTIGHQSTDHLRIMALAEAAYDFAEEVLAPGGAFVAKLFQGGAEKSLLERLKRDFTTVRHAKPPASRAESSETYVVATGFRGANAND from the coding sequence ATGGTTGGAAAGCCTCCGTCCTCCTCGACGCCGGGTGGGCGCCGCGCCACCGTCCGCGTGAAGTCCGCGGCCAAGCGCACCACCTCCTCGGCCCGCTGGCTGGAGCGGCATCTGAACGACCCCTACGTGCATGAGGCGACGAAGCGCGGCTTCCGCTCCCGCGCGGCCTTCAAGCTGCTGCAGCTGGACGAGAAGTTCCATCTGCTGGGGCCGGGCAAGCGCGTGGTCGACCTCGGCGCCGCCCCCGGCGGCTGGACCCAGGTGGCGGTGGACAAGGTGCAGACCGGGCGCGAGGGCTGGAAGGTCGTCGGGCTGGACATCCTGCCCATGGACCCGGTGCCCGGCGCCACCACCATGCAGGCCGACTTCCTGGAGGAGGGCGCGGCCGAGCGGCTGAAGGAGGCTCTGGGCGGCCCCGCCGACCTGGTGCTGAGCGACATGGCGGCCCCGACCATCGGGCACCAGTCCACCGACCATCTGCGCATCATGGCGCTGGCCGAAGCCGCCTACGACTTCGCGGAGGAGGTGCTGGCCCCCGGCGGGGCCTTCGTCGCCAAGCTGTTCCAGGGCGGGGCGGAGAAGTCCCTGCTGGAGCGCCTGAAGCGCGACTTCACCACGGTGCGCCACGCCAAGCCGCCGGCCAGCCGCGCCGAATCCTCCGAAACCTATGTGGTCGCCACCGGTTTCCGTGGGGCCAACGCGAACGATTAG
- a CDS encoding Ppx/GppA phosphatase family protein → MDLQVHSERQNDTGRLRSSAPARPVFAALDLGTNNCRLLIARPIPGGFRVIDAFSRIVRLGEGLTRNDRLSDSAMERTLAALKICGSKIERRGVTAARAVATEACRRARNCGEFIDAVERETGIAIEIISSQEEGRLALAGCASLLDPNVPYAVVFDIGGGSTELMWLAVERGRPPRILDQTSIQCGVIGLTEQFGGADADRAMYRRMVDEVAAAIASFEARNGIRERALAGQVQMLGTSGTVTTLAGVHLGLCRYDRRAVDGSFLRIDHARAVIERLVALDFDGRARHPCIGQDRADLVIAGCAVLDALCDCWPVERLRIADRGLREGILVELIGSTRQIY, encoded by the coding sequence GTGGACCTTCAGGTGCACAGCGAGCGGCAAAACGACACCGGACGGTTGCGTTCGTCGGCCCCTGCGCGCCCGGTCTTCGCAGCCCTCGACCTCGGCACCAACAATTGCCGCCTGCTGATCGCCCGTCCAATTCCCGGCGGCTTCCGCGTCATCGACGCCTTCTCTCGGATCGTCCGGCTGGGCGAGGGGCTGACCCGCAACGACCGGCTGTCCGACTCGGCGATGGAGCGCACCCTCGCCGCCCTGAAGATCTGCGGGTCCAAGATCGAGCGGCGCGGCGTCACCGCCGCCCGCGCGGTGGCGACCGAGGCCTGCCGCCGCGCCCGGAACTGCGGCGAGTTCATCGACGCGGTGGAGCGGGAAACCGGCATCGCCATCGAGATCATCTCCAGCCAGGAGGAAGGGCGCCTCGCGCTCGCCGGCTGTGCGTCGCTGCTCGACCCGAACGTGCCCTATGCCGTGGTGTTCGACATCGGCGGCGGCTCGACCGAGCTGATGTGGCTGGCGGTGGAGCGCGGGCGGCCCCCGCGCATCCTCGACCAGACCTCCATCCAGTGCGGCGTCATCGGCCTGACCGAACAGTTCGGCGGCGCCGACGCCGACCGCGCCATGTACCGGCGGATGGTGGATGAGGTGGCGGCGGCCATCGCCTCCTTCGAGGCGCGCAACGGCATCCGCGAACGGGCGCTGGCCGGGCAGGTGCAGATGCTCGGCACCTCCGGCACGGTGACGACGCTGGCCGGGGTGCATCTCGGCCTCTGCCGCTACGACCGGCGGGCGGTGGACGGCAGCTTTCTGCGCATCGACCACGCCCGGGCGGTCATCGAACGTCTCGTCGCGCTGGACTTCGACGGGCGGGCGCGGCATCCCTGCATCGGACAGGACCGCGCGGATCTGGTGATCGCCGGATGCGCGGTGCTGGACGCGCTGTGCGACTGTTGGCCGGTGGAGCGTTTGCGCATCGCCGACCGTGGGCTGCGCGAGGGCATCCTCGTGGAGCTGATCGGGTCGACGCGGCAAATCTATTAA